In the Acidobacteriota bacterium genome, ACAGCTTTTATATCGCCAGCGTGGGCTCGACCGGATGGCCCCACGTGCAGCACCGCGGCGGCCCGCCCGGATTCATCAAGGTGCTCGACGACAGCACGCTCGCCTTCGCCAACTTCCGCGGCAACAAGCAGTACATCAGCATGGGAAACCTTTCGACCGACGACCGCGTCGCCCTCATCTTCGTCGACTACCCCGCGCAGGCCCGCCTCAAGCTCCTGGGACACGCTGAAGTATTCGACCTTCACGGCCCGAAGGCAAACGCCGCGAAGGCTTTGCTAGCCTGTGTCCGCCATCCCGACTACAAGGCCGAGCCGGAGAGCGTCTTTGTCATCCACGTCGAGGCTTTCGACTGGAACTGTCCGCAGCACATAACGCCGCGCTACACCAAAGACCAGATCCAGGAAGCGGTCGCACCGCTGGAAAAACGTCTTCAGGAACTCGAACAGGAGAACCGGACGCTGCGGCAGAAGCTGGCGGAGCGGTACCCCGCTCACCCGTCAGGCTAAAAAAGCCCGGCCGCCGAGGCGACCGGGCCATCCATGACCGAGGACTGGGTACCGAATACCGAGTACTGCTCCTAGATGTCGTAGTACAGCGCGAACTCGAACGGGTGCGGACGCAACGCCACCGCCTTCACTTCCTTATCGCGCTTGTAATCGATGTACGTGCGGATAAGTTCTTCCGTGAAGACATCGCCCTTGAGCAGGAACTGGTGGTCCTTCTCCAGAGCTTCAAGCGCCGAATCGAGCGAGCCGGGCATCGACGGCACCTTGGCCAATTCTTCCGGACCAAGATCGTAGATGTCCTTATCGAGCGGCTGGCCGGGATCGATCTTGTGCTCGATGCCGTCGAGTCCGGCCATCATCATCGCGGCGAACGCCATGTACGGATTGCAGCTCGGATCCGGAGGCCGGAACTCCACGCGCTTCGCCTTCGGGCTCGCCGAGTACATGGGAATGCGGCACGCCGCCGAACGATTGCGCCGCGAGTAGGCCAGGTTGACCGGAGCTTCGAAGCCCGGGACCAGGCGCTTATACGAGTTGGTGGTGGGCGCGATGATCGCCGCGAGCGCCGGACCGTGTTTGATCAGTCCGCCGATGTACCACAGCGCCATCTGCGAGAGTCCGGCGTAGCCATCGCCAGCGAAGAGCGGCTTACCACCCTTCCACAGCGACTGGTGAGTGTGCATGCCGCTGCCGTTGTCCTGGAAGAGCGGCTTGGGCATGAACGTCACCGTCTTGCCGTATTGGTTGGCCACGTTCCTGACCACGTACTTGTAGATCATCATGTTGTCGGCGGAGCGGACCAGCCGGTTGAACTTCAGGTCGATCTCGGTCTGGCCGCCGGTGGCGACCTCATGATGATGACACTCCACTTCCAGGCCGCAAGCTTGCATGGTCAGCGTCATCTCGCTGCGCAGATCCTGGTAGTGGTCGGTGGGCGGAACGGGGAAATAGCCTTCCTTGAAGCGTGGCCGATATCCCAGGTTGTTCTCTTTGCGTCCCGAATTCCAGCGGCCTTCGTCGGCGTCGATGTGGTAGTAGCCCTCGTTCTCGCGCTGGTCGAAGCGCACGTTATCGAAGATGAAGAACTCAGCTTCCGCGCCGAAGAATGCCGTGTCGGCGAGTCCGGTGGAGGCGAGATACATCTCCGCCTTCTTGGCGATGTAGCGCGGATCGCGGTCGTAACGCTGCTTGGTCACCGGATCGATCACGTCGGCGACCATCACCAGCGTGGAGACCTCGGTAAAAGGATCGAGCATGAACCAGGCTGGATCGGGCATGAGCAGCATGTCACTCTCATGGATCGCAGCCCAGCCGCGGATCGAAGAACCGTCCATGCCGAAGCCCTCTTCAAAGGAGGCCTCGCTGAACTGGTCGATCGGATAAGAAACGTGGTGCCACAGTCCGGGCAGGTCGGTGAAGCGCAGGTCAAGCAGCTTGACCCCGTTGTCCTTCACGAACTGCATGACTGCTTTCGGATCGGACATGAAACTCTCCTTTAAGGTTCGGCTTGGTTAAAAAGCTCTACGCCGGAGAACGCGGCTTGCGTCGCCTTCCCGGGCGCCGATGGATTGTTGGCTGGTAGGCCGCTGCGGCCTCACCACTAAACTAAGGGCTTTCGGCGCGGCTGTGAAATCGAATGTTTTTATCGCAGGGATAAGCCGGATTTATGGTGACGTAACCCGCGTTATTTGTGAGACTTAGACCGTGGGAAACACAGCCACATTGTTCCCGGCAACAGTGACATGGACTTCGATCAGCTAGAGACGTTCCTCGAAGTAGCCCGCCACGCGAGCTTCTCGCGCGCGGCGGAGAAACGTTTTCGCACGCAGCCCGCGGTCAGCGCGCAGATCCGCGCGCTCGAAGAAGAGATCGGGGCGAAGCTCTTCGACCGCTCCGGCGGCAAGGTCGCCCTCACCGGCGCGGGCAAAGCGTTCCAGAAATACGCGGAGGAAACGGTCGAACGGCGCAAGCAGATGCTGACCTCGCTCGCCGAGATGGAGCGCGTGCCCCGCGGCGAGATAGTCGTGGGCGCGAACGAAGCCACCTGTCTGCACATCCTCCCTGAGGTCTTTGCCGAGTTCAAGAAGCAGTACCCCAGCGTGAGCGTGAACATCAACCGCGCCGAGCGCGCAAAGATCCTCGACTACATCATCGATAACACGGTGGACTTCGGCGTGGTCTCCATGCCGGTGGCCGACAACCGCATGACCGTCGTCCCTATCCATCGCGATGAATTGGTCCTGATCGCTCCGGTGCATCATCCGCTGGCGAAGATGAAGTCGGCAAGCCTCGCCGAGGTCGTCAAGTTCCCACTGCTGCTTCCCCGCTTCGGGCGCACCCGCGACGCCATTGAAAGCCTCTTCGCCGAGCGCAAGCTCAAGCCGAATATCTCGATGGAGCTCGACTCCAGCGAGCTGCTCAAGCGCTTCGTCGCGGTCGACGTCGGCGTGGGATTCATCGCCAAGTCGAACGTCGCCGAGGACGTGCGCGCCAAGGTGCTGGCCGCCATCCCGCTCGCCGACGCGCACATCAAGCGCGACCTCGCGCTCGTCTTCCGCAAAGACAAGGCGCTCTCGCGCGCCGCGCTCGCCTTCATCGAGATCGCGGTCAAGCTCAAGCCGGCTCAGGCGCTGGGGCTCTGATCCACGCTCACTCGCTCTTGCTCTGTCCTCTGCACCGCTTCTAGTGCAACGCGAGATTGCCGACGACGCGCGCAACCCACTGTGTTAGATTTTTTGATTCACCCATTTTTTGTTCACCCAAAGCCTGCGACTTTTCTGGAGGAACCCGAGTTGGGCAAAGACATGGTCCCAAGACGCATCTTTCTGACGAAGGGTGTGGGAAAACATAAAGAACGCCTCACCAGTTTCGAGTTGGCGCTGCGCGATGCCGGCATCGCTTCGCAGAATCTTGTGCGCGTGTCGTCCATCTTCCCGCCGAACTGCAAACTCATCACCCGCACCCAGGGCCTGAAGTACCTGAGCCACGGTGAAGTCGTCTTCGCCGTCGTCGCGGAGAACTCTACGCGCGAGCCGCATCGCTTGCTGGCTTCTTCGATCGGACTCGCGATACCGGCCGACCGCACCACCTACGGATACCTGAGCGAGCACCACTCCTTCGGCGAGACCGACGACATCGCCGGTGACTACGCCGAAGAACTCGCCGCCGAGATGCTCGCCACTACCCTCGACGTGGAGTTCGACCCCGATTCTTCCTGGGACGAGAAGAAGCAGATCTACCGCATCTCCAACAAGATCGTCCGCACCATGAACAACACGCAGTCGGCGGTTGGCTCGAAGCGCGGACTGTGGACCACGGTCATCGCCGCCGCGATATTGATCTTCGACTAGGCGCGTTTCCAGCCATGAAAAGGGCCGCCTCTCGGCGGCCTTCTTGTTGTGCTTGCGAGATTCTCTACTTCTTCTTCAGGCGTTCCAGCACTGCTGCCACGATGATGGGCAGGCCGACGGTGGCATCTACGAACACTTCGCCGAACCTACCGCCCTCGGCCGGCGGGACGAACTTACCCCACGAAATGGCTTCCGAATACGGCGAGCCCGACAATCCACCCCAGTACACCGGCTCCGGACAGATGCGCAGCCCGTAGTGGTAGCGCTTGAGCGGCACGTCCTCCCCGGCGCGGCGATGGCGCAGCTCGGTGTATGGACCGAACTGCTGCGCCCAGTTCCGCGGCACGCCACCTCCGATGGTGAAGATGCCGATGCGTTTCTGCTTGAGCATGGTCTCGGAGAACATGTCGAGGTCCTCGAAGGGATCGAAGCGGAACTTCGGCTTGCCATCGCGCACGCGGATGCGATTGCTCAGCGCGACGTCGAGACCTAATTCCGAATCGGTGAAGGCGGGAACGAACACGGGGACATTCTTCTCGTACGCCGAGCGCAGGATCCCGCGCCCTTCCACGTGCTGCTCCAAGTATTTCCCGATGGCGCGATTCAGCTTGTACGAGCACAGGATCTCTTTCGGATCCCATGCCTCGAGCACCTCGAAGACGATGGCTTCGATGTCATCGAGATTGCGCTCGGGCTCGAGCGTGTCGTAGACGCGGTTGTATCCCGCCTCGTAAAGCTGCACGTCGTCCATCGAAGGGTCGTAGCGGTAGTGATGGCGTCCGGACGCTTCGACCAGGCCGTGCGCCATCAACGCGCCGGTAGAGACGATGGCGTTGACGATGCCATGGTCGATCAGATCCGTGATGATCAGGCCCATCTTCGCCACCGTCATGGCGCCTGCCAGCGTCATGACGACGAAACAATCCTTGTCGCGCGCCATGGCTTCGAGCACCTCTGCGGCTTCGCCCAGTTGGCGCCCGGTGAAGGCGGTGTCG is a window encoding:
- a CDS encoding LysR family transcriptional regulator, with protein sequence MDFDQLETFLEVARHASFSRAAEKRFRTQPAVSAQIRALEEEIGAKLFDRSGGKVALTGAGKAFQKYAEETVERRKQMLTSLAEMERVPRGEIVVGANEATCLHILPEVFAEFKKQYPSVSVNINRAERAKILDYIIDNTVDFGVVSMPVADNRMTVVPIHRDELVLIAPVHHPLAKMKSASLAEVVKFPLLLPRFGRTRDAIESLFAERKLKPNISMELDSSELLKRFVAVDVGVGFIAKSNVAEDVRAKVLAAIPLADAHIKRDLALVFRKDKALSRAALAFIEIAVKLKPAQALGL
- a CDS encoding arginine decarboxylase, pyruvoyl-dependent produces the protein MVPRRIFLTKGVGKHKERLTSFELALRDAGIASQNLVRVSSIFPPNCKLITRTQGLKYLSHGEVVFAVVAENSTREPHRLLASSIGLAIPADRTTYGYLSEHHSFGETDDIAGDYAEELAAEMLATTLDVEFDPDSSWDEKKQIYRISNKIVRTMNNTQSAVGSKRGLWTTVIAAAILIFD
- a CDS encoding pyridoxamine 5'-phosphate oxidase family protein, coding for MAHNFGSLLFTPAVKALQERHGSRRQYARFEAEASRDRLGPDEKAFLAARDSFYIASVGSTGWPHVQHRGGPPGFIKVLDDSTLAFANFRGNKQYISMGNLSTDDRVALIFVDYPAQARLKLLGHAEVFDLHGPKANAAKALLACVRHPDYKAEPESVFVIHVEAFDWNCPQHITPRYTKDQIQEAVAPLEKRLQELEQENRTLRQKLAERYPAHPSG
- a CDS encoding deoxyhypusine synthase family protein; amino-acid sequence: MPPPGEGAGIERKLHDPIADHLQPVYPLDLSRVKTVDDLVRQMADTAFTGRQLGEAAEVLEAMARDKDCFVVMTLAGAMTVAKMGLIITDLIDHGIVNAIVSTGALMAHGLVEASGRHHYRYDPSMDDVQLYEAGYNRVYDTLEPERNLDDIEAIVFEVLEAWDPKEILCSYKLNRAIGKYLEQHVEGRGILRSAYEKNVPVFVPAFTDSELGLDVALSNRIRVRDGKPKFRFDPFEDLDMFSETMLKQKRIGIFTIGGGVPRNWAQQFGPYTELRHRRAGEDVPLKRYHYGLRICPEPVYWGGLSGSPYSEAISWGKFVPPAEGGRFGEVFVDATVGLPIIVAAVLERLKKK
- the glnA gene encoding type I glutamate--ammonia ligase; its protein translation is MSDPKAVMQFVKDNGVKLLDLRFTDLPGLWHHVSYPIDQFSEASFEEGFGMDGSSIRGWAAIHESDMLLMPDPAWFMLDPFTEVSTLVMVADVIDPVTKQRYDRDPRYIAKKAEMYLASTGLADTAFFGAEAEFFIFDNVRFDQRENEGYYHIDADEGRWNSGRKENNLGYRPRFKEGYFPVPPTDHYQDLRSEMTLTMQACGLEVECHHHEVATGGQTEIDLKFNRLVRSADNMMIYKYVVRNVANQYGKTVTFMPKPLFQDNGSGMHTHQSLWKGGKPLFAGDGYAGLSQMALWYIGGLIKHGPALAAIIAPTTNSYKRLVPGFEAPVNLAYSRRNRSAACRIPMYSASPKAKRVEFRPPDPSCNPYMAFAAMMMAGLDGIEHKIDPGQPLDKDIYDLGPEELAKVPSMPGSLDSALEALEKDHQFLLKGDVFTEELIRTYIDYKRDKEVKAVALRPHPFEFALYYDI